In a single window of the Deinococcus aetherius genome:
- a CDS encoding DUF2089 domain-containing protein has product MPRPLPLPFPDETEAPLVTELRFPTSGVTVRGVFELNEFATLTPENLDFLRLYIRVRGNLKEVERVLGLSYPTVRARFDTLLRAIGYEPEIADPQSEVLERLERGEITPDEAARKLRR; this is encoded by the coding sequence ATGCCCCGTCCCCTTCCCCTGCCCTTTCCCGACGAGACCGAGGCGCCGCTCGTCACGGAGCTGCGTTTCCCCACGAGCGGCGTCACCGTGCGCGGCGTGTTCGAGCTCAACGAGTTCGCCACCCTGACGCCCGAGAACCTCGACTTCCTGCGCCTGTACATCCGCGTGCGCGGCAACCTCAAGGAAGTCGAGCGGGTGCTGGGCCTGAGCTACCCCACGGTGCGCGCCCGCTTCGACACCCTGCTGCGCGCCATCGGCTACGAACCCGAGATCGCCGACCCCCAGTCCGAGGTGCTGGAAAGGCTCGAACGCGGCGAGATCACCCCGGATGAGGCGGCGCGGAAGCTGCGGCGGTAG
- a CDS encoding agmatine deiminase family protein: MRAVSTPHPTRLTAAHLTPGDPTPRESGFAMPPEWAPHAATWMSWPGDDELWFGLLEGVRAEFAELVRTIARFEPVHLLVRDEESEEDARRRLGGDVDMTPFPVTLHRLPLDDVWIRDNGPIFVMRERRAAGDELGQGSSPLPHAPALSLINWRFNSWGGKFRWEQDDEVPEYVAAFLGVRHWDRPEVLEGGGLEVNGAGVGLTTRSCFLTETRNPGLTEEGYAALLRDTLGVEKLLWLDGGLENDHTDGHIDTITRFTDEGTVVTSVAEDLADANHPVMAKNLADLREMTDAQGRPFRIVELPLPVNRLEGAEGRLPPTYANFYVGNGFVVVPCYGDPNDERALEVLRPLFPGREVIGLSSRKIIEGGGSFHCMTQQQPVGEPWTGR; the protein is encoded by the coding sequence ATGCGCGCCGTGAGCACGCCCCACCCCACCCGCCTCACCGCCGCGCACCTCACCCCGGGGGATCCCACCCCGCGCGAGTCGGGCTTCGCCATGCCGCCGGAGTGGGCTCCCCACGCGGCGACCTGGATGAGCTGGCCGGGGGACGACGAGCTGTGGTTCGGCCTGCTGGAGGGCGTGCGTGCCGAGTTCGCCGAACTCGTGCGCACGATTGCCCGTTTCGAGCCCGTCCACCTCCTCGTGCGCGACGAGGAGAGCGAAGAAGACGCGCGGCGCCGTCTGGGCGGGGACGTGGACATGACCCCCTTCCCGGTCACACTGCACCGCCTTCCCCTCGACGACGTGTGGATTCGGGACAACGGGCCGATCTTTGTGATGCGTGAGAGGCGGGCGGCGGGCGATGAGTTGGGGCAAGGCTCATCACCGCTCCCTCATGCCCCCGCGCTCTCCCTCATCAACTGGAGGTTCAACTCCTGGGGCGGCAAGTTCCGCTGGGAGCAGGACGACGAGGTGCCCGAGTACGTCGCCGCCTTTCTCGGCGTGAGGCACTGGGACCGCCCCGAGGTGTTGGAAGGCGGCGGGCTGGAGGTGAACGGGGCGGGGGTAGGCCTGACCACCCGCTCGTGCTTCCTAACCGAGACGCGCAACCCAGGGCTGACGGAAGAAGGCTACGCGGCGCTCTTGCGCGACACCCTCGGCGTCGAGAAGCTGCTGTGGCTGGACGGCGGGTTGGAGAACGACCACACCGACGGGCATATCGACACCATCACGCGCTTCACGGACGAGGGGACGGTCGTGACGAGCGTGGCGGAGGACCTGGCGGACGCGAACCACCCCGTCATGGCGAAAAACCTCGCGGACCTGCGGGAGATGACGGACGCGCAGGGGCGGCCCTTCCGCATCGTGGAGCTGCCGCTTCCGGTGAATCGGCTGGAGGGCGCGGAGGGCCGTCTGCCGCCCACCTACGCGAACTTCTATGTCGGCAACGGCTTCGTCGTCGTGCCTTGTTACGGCGACCCGAACGACGAGCGGGCGCTGGAGGTGCTGCGGCCCCTCTTCCCAGGGCGCGAGGTGATCGGGCTGAGCAGCCGCAAGATCATCGAGGGCGGCGGGAGCTTCCACTGCATGACCCAGCAGCAGCCTGTGGGGGAGCCGTGGACGGGCAGGTAA
- the truA gene encoding tRNA pseudouridine(38-40) synthase TruA, giving the protein MSERPVFSPPPGFARLRLTLAWDGSGFAGWQAQSNAPSVQETLHAACARVGGEGAARPVAAGRTDAGVHAEAMPAHLDVPLSFRIPPGRLPRALNAHLPPTVAVLSASPAPTGFHARFSCTERRYTYRLLASPQRHPLWGGRALHVPGPLDVEAMNRAASHLIGTHDFAAFATREDRQTVREVRALSVRPGPPVVGGRVWEVEVSGESFLRQMVRGLVGTLLLVGQGKLGEEVVAGILAGRRRADAGANVPAHGLTFTGASYAGFGEGE; this is encoded by the coding sequence ATGAGTGAGCGGCCCGTCTTCTCGCCCCCGCCGGGTTTCGCGCGCCTGCGGCTGACCCTGGCCTGGGACGGGTCGGGCTTCGCGGGCTGGCAGGCTCAGAGCAACGCGCCCAGCGTGCAGGAGACGTTGCACGCCGCCTGCGCGCGGGTAGGGGGAGAGGGCGCCGCCCGCCCCGTCGCCGCCGGACGCACCGACGCCGGGGTCCACGCCGAGGCGATGCCCGCTCACCTCGATGTGCCGCTCAGTTTCCGCATTCCTCCAGGGCGGCTCCCCCGCGCCCTGAACGCGCACCTGCCGCCCACGGTCGCCGTGCTCTCTGCCTCCCCCGCGCCTACGGGCTTTCACGCCCGCTTCTCCTGCACCGAGCGGCGCTACACCTACCGGCTCCTCGCCTCGCCGCAGCGGCATCCCCTCTGGGGCGGGCGGGCGTTGCACGTCCCCGGTCCCCTCGACGTGGAGGCGATGAACCGGGCCGCCTCTCATCTCATCGGCACCCACGACTTTGCCGCCTTCGCCACCCGGGAGGACCGCCAGACCGTGCGGGAGGTGCGCGCCCTGTCCGTCCGGCCCGGTCCGCCCGTCGTGGGCGGGCGCGTGTGGGAAGTCGAGGTCTCGGGCGAGAGCTTCCTGCGCCAGATGGTGCGTGGGCTGGTCGGCACGCTGCTCCTCGTCGGCCAGGGCAAGCTCGGCGAGGAGGTGGTGGCGGGTATCCTGGCGGGCCGCCGCCGCGCCGACGCCGGGGCGAACGTGCCCGCGCACGGGCTGACCTTCACCGGGGCGAGCTACGCGGGGTTCGGGGAGGGCGAGTAG
- a CDS encoding Uma2 family endonuclease, giving the protein MSDPAPKAMSVEEYLRTEEKSPYKREYVGGFVYPLHAQAGASRPHVLISGNIFGTLYADAVRAGCRLYQNDMKLRVEDNTSFFYPDVMLVCDRDSGDNDAETSPCLLVEVLSQSTAAHDRFGKYGVYTAIPSLQTYLIVEQKERRVYAYGRQEGGWQLQELSGSGSIEVPCLSRRITLDEIYLGVL; this is encoded by the coding sequence ATGAGCGACCCCGCCCCCAAAGCGATGAGTGTGGAGGAGTACCTGCGCACGGAGGAGAAAAGCCCCTACAAGCGCGAGTACGTGGGGGGCTTCGTCTACCCGCTGCACGCGCAGGCCGGGGCAAGTCGGCCCCACGTCCTGATCAGCGGGAACATCTTCGGGACCCTGTACGCCGACGCCGTTCGCGCCGGGTGCCGCCTCTACCAGAACGACATGAAGCTGAGGGTCGAGGACAACACCTCTTTCTTCTACCCCGACGTGATGCTCGTCTGTGACCGCGACAGCGGTGATAACGACGCCGAGACCTCTCCCTGCCTGCTGGTGGAAGTCCTCTCGCAGAGCACAGCCGCCCACGACCGCTTCGGGAAATACGGCGTCTACACCGCCATCCCCTCCCTCCAGACCTACCTGATCGTGGAGCAGAAGGAACGGCGCGTATATGCCTACGGGCGGCAGGAGGGCGGGTGGCAGTTGCAGGAGTTGAGCGGCAGCGGCAGCATCGAAGTGCCCTGCCTGAGCCGCCGCATCACGCTGGACGAGATTTATCTGGGCGTGCTCTGA
- a CDS encoding ribonuclease R family protein: MTQPLPDLTPAQRTEVELVARGKQEKSRVLREAGQPETPEAAHSLLLRLGLWAEARTPYADRLGAALTPVMLDVPDFQEEERLDLTHLPAFAIDDEGNRDPDDAVGTQPLEGGLTRLWVHVADVAALVPPGSPLDLEARARGATLYLPDRTIGMLPDALIEKAGLGLTETSPALSISLDLDADGNADAVDVALTRVRVTRLTYTEAQARLEAGEEPFVTLARLAHASRELRESEGALSIDLPEVRVRADEAGAAVTPLPKPEMRFVVQECMTLAGWGAAIYADDHAIPLPFATQDAPTRDVRGDTLAAHWARRKTLARTRFQPAPGPHHGMGLDLYAQATSPMRRYLDLVVHQQLRAALTGGEPLSGREVAARVAQASLNADATRQAERLSRRHHTLRFIAAQPGREWEAVVVDRRGPQATLLIPDLALDLPLSTPAPVGTALRVRLSDVNLSALTVRVRPV, encoded by the coding sequence ATGACCCAACCTCTCCCCGATCTGACGCCAGCGCAACGCACCGAGGTGGAGTTGGTGGCGCGCGGCAAGCAGGAGAAGTCGCGCGTGCTGCGCGAAGCCGGGCAGCCCGAGACGCCCGAGGCCGCCCACTCGCTGCTGCTGCGCCTCGGGCTGTGGGCGGAGGCGCGGACGCCTTACGCCGACCGCCTGGGCGCGGCCCTGACCCCTGTCATGCTCGACGTGCCGGACTTCCAAGAGGAGGAGCGGCTGGACCTCACCCACCTCCCGGCCTTCGCCATCGACGACGAGGGCAACCGCGACCCGGACGACGCGGTGGGCACCCAGCCGCTGGAGGGGGGCCTGACCCGGCTGTGGGTCCATGTGGCGGACGTGGCGGCCCTCGTCCCGCCCGGCAGCCCGCTCGACCTGGAGGCGCGGGCGCGGGGGGCGACCCTCTACCTGCCCGACCGCACCATCGGGATGCTGCCCGACGCCCTGATCGAGAAGGCGGGGCTGGGCCTGACCGAGACGAGCCCCGCCTTATCCATCAGCCTCGACCTCGACGCGGACGGCAACGCGGACGCGGTGGACGTGGCCTTGACGCGGGTGCGGGTGACCCGGCTCACGTACACCGAGGCGCAGGCCCGGCTGGAGGCGGGGGAAGAGCCCTTCGTCACCCTCGCCCGGCTGGCCCACGCGAGCCGCGAGCTGCGCGAGTCGGAAGGCGCGCTGAGCATCGACCTTCCCGAGGTGCGGGTGCGGGCGGACGAGGCGGGCGCGGCCGTGACCCCACTGCCCAAGCCCGAGATGCGCTTCGTGGTGCAGGAGTGCATGACGCTGGCGGGGTGGGGGGCCGCCATCTACGCGGACGACCACGCCATCCCCCTCCCCTTCGCCACCCAGGACGCGCCGACGCGGGACGTGCGGGGGGACACCCTCGCGGCCCACTGGGCGCGGCGCAAGACGCTCGCCCGCACGCGCTTCCAGCCCGCGCCGGGGCCGCATCACGGCATGGGCCTCGACCTGTACGCCCAGGCGACGAGCCCGATGCGGCGTTACCTCGACCTCGTGGTGCACCAGCAACTGCGGGCGGCGCTGACGGGTGGCGAGCCCCTGAGCGGCAGGGAGGTCGCCGCCCGGGTCGCGCAGGCGAGCCTGAATGCCGACGCCACCCGGCAGGCCGAACGACTCAGCCGCCGCCACCACACCCTGCGCTTCATCGCCGCGCAGCCGGGGCGCGAGTGGGAGGCGGTGGTCGTGGACCGCCGGGGCCCGCAGGCGACCCTCCTGATCCCCGACCTCGCGCTCGACCTGCCGCTGAGCACGCCCGCGCCCGTGGGAACGGCGCTGCGGGTGCGGCTGAGTGACGTGAATCTCTCCGCGCTGACGGTGCGGGTCCGTCCGGTCTGA
- the aguB gene encoding N-carbamoylputrescine amidase translates to MSDPVTLAVIQMHMTGSLEDNVSRAERHVRDAARQGAGVVLLPELFENLYFCQVEREDYFALAHPLDGHPFVGRFQNLARDLGVVLPLSYFERAGQAHYNSLVCIDADGSVLGNYRKTHIPDGPGYEEKYYFNLGDTGFKVWQTRFGRIGVGICWDQWYPETARVMMLQGADFLLYPTAIGSEPAEVETPNTYQMWQRAMVGHAVSNSTYVGSSNRIGTEQIGDLTQTYYGHSFITDYTGEIVAEFGETEEGALTHPLNLAEARRFRAGMGFFRDRRPDLYGALLTSDGVTRRG, encoded by the coding sequence ATGTCTGACCCTGTGACCCTCGCCGTGATTCAGATGCACATGACAGGCAGCCTGGAGGACAACGTGAGCCGCGCCGAGCGGCATGTGCGCGACGCCGCGCGGCAGGGCGCAGGGGTCGTGCTGCTGCCCGAACTCTTCGAGAACCTGTACTTCTGCCAGGTGGAGCGCGAGGACTACTTTGCTCTCGCGCACCCGCTCGACGGCCACCCCTTCGTGGGACGCTTCCAGAACCTCGCTCGTGACCTCGGGGTGGTGCTGCCCCTCTCGTACTTCGAGCGGGCGGGGCAGGCGCACTACAACTCGCTGGTGTGCATCGACGCCGACGGCAGCGTGCTCGGCAACTACCGCAAGACCCACATCCCCGACGGCCCCGGCTACGAGGAGAAGTATTACTTTAACCTCGGCGACACCGGCTTCAAGGTGTGGCAGACGCGCTTCGGGCGCATCGGCGTGGGCATCTGCTGGGACCAGTGGTACCCGGAGACCGCCCGGGTGATGATGCTCCAGGGCGCCGACTTCCTGCTCTACCCGACGGCCATCGGCAGTGAGCCCGCCGAGGTCGAGACGCCGAACACCTACCAGATGTGGCAGCGAGCGATGGTGGGCCACGCAGTCAGCAACTCGACCTACGTGGGATCAAGCAACCGCATCGGCACCGAGCAGATCGGGGACCTGACCCAGACGTACTACGGGCACTCCTTCATCACCGACTACACGGGCGAGATCGTCGCCGAGTTCGGCGAGACGGAGGAAGGGGCGCTGACCCACCCCCTGAACCTCGCCGAGGCCCGCCGGTTCCGCGCCGGGATGGGCTTTTTCCGCGACCGCCGCCCGGACCTCTACGGCGCTCTCCTGACGAGCGACGGGGTGACGCGGCGAGGGTGA
- a CDS encoding class I SAM-dependent methyltransferase: protein MDQIAAYYAQNREHERLTRGSNQLEFERTRELLARFLPPPPATVLDVGGGTGPYARPLLEEGYGVHLLDAAPHHIERIRADPSLAGLTSATLGDARALPYPDASADAVLLLGPLYHLTGADDRLRALTEARRCLRPGGVVLAAAITRTASTLDGLLAGLDADERFRAMRNATLEDGLHQPPDPTLGWFTTAYFHRPEELQREVEEAGFRNVDLYAVEGLGNVVPDFETLWMDPARRGRLLDVIRRTERDPALFGVSAHLLAVGYSPSPNPA from the coding sequence ATGGACCAGATCGCGGCGTACTACGCGCAGAACCGGGAGCATGAACGTCTCACGCGCGGGAGCAACCAGCTCGAATTCGAGCGGACGCGGGAACTCCTCGCGCGTTTTCTGCCGCCCCCACCCGCCACCGTGCTCGACGTGGGCGGGGGCACCGGGCCCTACGCCCGCCCGCTGCTGGAGGAGGGCTACGGCGTTCACCTGCTTGACGCGGCGCCCCACCACATTGAGCGCATCCGGGCGGACCCGTCGCTGGCGGGGCTCACCTCGGCCACGCTCGGGGACGCGCGGGCACTGCCCTACCCGGACGCGAGCGCCGACGCTGTCCTCCTGCTGGGGCCGCTCTACCACCTGACGGGAGCCGACGACCGCCTCCGGGCCCTCACCGAGGCGCGGCGTTGTCTGCGCCCGGGCGGGGTCGTGCTCGCGGCGGCCATCACGCGGACGGCGAGCACCCTCGATGGGCTCCTGGCCGGGCTCGACGCAGACGAGCGGTTCCGGGCGATGAGGAATGCGACCCTGGAGGACGGCCTGCATCAGCCCCCGGACCCCACCCTGGGCTGGTTCACCACCGCCTACTTCCACCGCCCGGAGGAATTGCAGCGTGAGGTCGAGGAGGCCGGGTTTCGGAACGTGGACCTCTACGCGGTGGAGGGCTTGGGCAACGTCGTGCCGGACTTCGAGACGCTGTGGATGGACCCGGCGCGGCGCGGGCGGCTGCTCGACGTGATCCGGCGGACGGAGCGGGACCCCGCCCTCTTCGGCGTGAGCGCCCACCTCCTCGCGGTGGGCTACTCGCCCTCCCCGAACCCCGCGTAG
- a CDS encoding GNAT family N-acetyltransferase: MVAFASGGPARDHPGIGAELYTLYALKSAQGQGIGRALVSALACELQERGFRSLALWVLASNPTHAYYAHLGGREDGEKSVPLPGGGEMCEVRVVWDDLTRLTMEP, translated from the coding sequence GTGGTCGCCTTCGCCTCGGGCGGCCCGGCGCGCGACCACCCCGGCATTGGCGCGGAGCTGTACACGCTCTACGCGCTGAAATCCGCGCAGGGTCAGGGGATCGGTCGCGCTCTCGTGTCGGCCCTGGCGTGCGAGTTGCAGGAACGGGGGTTTCGGTCGCTGGCCCTGTGGGTGCTGGCCTCCAACCCCACCCACGCCTACTACGCCCACCTCGGCGGGCGCGAGGACGGTGAGAAGAGCGTGCCTCTGCCCGGCGGCGGTGAGATGTGCGAGGTGCGGGTGGTGTGGGACGACCTCACACGGCTTACGATGGAACCATGA
- a CDS encoding DUF4097 family beta strand repeat-containing protein has protein sequence MNEHANDSFRAQVGRLVAEGKLTPEEAAGLLEGEERVVDTVSPREAAGADAALAGETPPDLDLQVHGYSLTVLHDPSVMRPQLSANYDGEVTLTATSNGWRVDRAKRRDGLPVKAILSLPFAPRHVQARIHGGNLQLPDLSGEAHVEVHGGNVRMGRAASLTANVHGGNLKAAEMGGPTHLNIHGGGLSLEGARTLNASVHGGNLRWAGQLTGGDHRVEVNAGNVSLSLLPGSSVRVNAEVTVGGFMANFPTNKSGGFVNARHTGQVGDGAASLSCQVTAGQLMVNAASGGTA, from the coding sequence ATGAATGAGCACGCAAATGACAGTTTCCGCGCACAGGTGGGTCGTCTGGTGGCCGAGGGCAAACTCACCCCCGAGGAGGCGGCGGGGCTACTGGAGGGGGAGGAACGGGTGGTGGACACCGTTTCGCCTCGGGAGGCCGCCGGGGCGGACGCCGCCTTGGCAGGCGAGACGCCGCCTGACTTAGACCTTCAGGTGCACGGCTACAGCCTGACCGTGCTGCACGACCCGTCCGTGATGAGGCCGCAGCTCAGCGCGAACTACGACGGGGAAGTCACCCTCACGGCCACGTCGAACGGCTGGCGCGTGGACCGGGCGAAGCGGCGGGACGGGTTGCCCGTCAAGGCCATCCTCAGCCTGCCCTTCGCGCCCCGGCACGTTCAGGCCCGAATCCACGGGGGGAACCTCCAGCTTCCCGACCTCTCGGGAGAGGCCCACGTCGAGGTCCACGGCGGGAACGTCCGCATGGGCCGCGCGGCGAGCCTGACGGCGAACGTGCACGGCGGGAACCTCAAGGCCGCCGAGATGGGCGGGCCCACCCACCTGAACATCCACGGCGGCGGGCTGAGCCTGGAGGGGGCGCGGACCCTGAATGCCAGCGTGCACGGCGGGAACCTGCGCTGGGCCGGGCAACTCACGGGCGGCGACCACCGGGTCGAGGTGAACGCGGGCAATGTCAGCCTGAGCCTCCTGCCCGGCAGCAGCGTCCGCGTGAACGCCGAGGTGACGGTCGGGGGCTTCATGGCGAACTTCCCCACCAACAAGAGCGGCGGCTTCGTGAACGCACGTCACACCGGGCAGGTCGGCGACGGGGCGGCCTCGCTCTCCTGCCAGGTGACCGCCGGGCAGCTCATGGTCAATGCCGCGTCAGGGGGAACGGCATGA
- a CDS encoding lysophospholipid acyltransferase family protein, with product MSDARPSPAPPAETLRAPRVNPLVYRLVVIVTTLPIFLRGQGIEVHGRENVPPPGTPLIVAGNHRTGFDPFLIARSLPPGRYLQFMAKKELFVPVIGHIIRAGGSFPVDRSANDLGAVRTSLRILQGGGTLGIFPEGTRGGGELQGGVALMALKGKAPVLPVGLSRVGRRWVVRFGEPIAPTGGIKALTALIGERITALAEPVGEVVRSR from the coding sequence ATGAGTGACGCCCGCCCCTCTCCCGCGCCCCCCGCCGAGACGCTCCGGGCTCCCCGGGTCAACCCCCTGGTGTACCGCCTCGTGGTGATCGTGACGACGCTGCCGATCTTCCTGCGGGGTCAGGGCATCGAGGTCCACGGGCGCGAGAACGTGCCCCCGCCCGGCACGCCCCTCATCGTCGCCGGAAACCACCGCACGGGCTTCGACCCCTTCCTGATCGCGCGCAGCCTGCCCCCGGGCCGCTACCTGCAATTCATGGCGAAAAAGGAACTCTTCGTCCCGGTGATCGGCCACATCATCCGGGCGGGCGGGTCCTTCCCGGTGGACCGCAGCGCGAACGACCTGGGGGCGGTGCGTACCAGCCTGCGCATCCTTCAGGGGGGCGGCACCCTGGGTATCTTCCCCGAGGGCACGCGCGGCGGGGGCGAGTTGCAGGGCGGCGTGGCCCTGATGGCCTTGAAGGGCAAGGCGCCCGTGCTCCCCGTGGGCCTCAGCCGCGTGGGGAGGCGCTGGGTCGTCCGCTTCGGCGAGCCCATCGCACCCACCGGGGGGATCAAGGCCCTCACCGCCCTGATCGGCGAGCGGATCACTGCCCTCGCGGAGCCGGTGGGGGAGGTCGTCCGGTCACGTTGA
- a CDS encoding GNAT family N-acetyltransferase — MDGQVIRLGDGYEARPVSLEAYRDACARLEGRIFGGGSLYAFDPPGKAPPPLGETLNWGLFHGEDLIGWHHAHQQGERTVYMADTGILREHQGRGLYTRLLPHLLEAFREAGYTLVTSHHRATNNRVIVPKLRAGFFLQGVNLYEGGVNVALTLSLDETYRGAMHVRSGLRQASGEVARRLGLDPVPREKAVGKTASVPVPALGEPAFDLDDGYTIRRVEAEVFREVYEQLEDAAYDTVTFDWGGPSPLPAPTVPTFTWLVEHGGEVVGWHSARQWDARTVYMVNTALLPGHRGRGLYTRLLPYLLGAFRAGGYTVIRSHHHATNNAVIVPKLRAGFVIAGLEVNHHGVMAVLTYTFDPVYREYLDVRSGLRRPAGEVARRLGLHLHPQEESHV; from the coding sequence GTGGACGGGCAGGTAATCAGGCTCGGAGACGGGTACGAGGCGCGCCCGGTCAGCCTGGAAGCGTACCGTGACGCCTGCGCCCGGCTGGAAGGCCGCATCTTCGGCGGGGGCTCGCTGTACGCCTTCGACCCGCCGGGTAAGGCGCCGCCTCCCCTCGGTGAGACGCTGAACTGGGGCCTCTTCCACGGGGAGGACCTGATCGGCTGGCACCACGCCCACCAGCAGGGCGAGCGGACGGTGTACATGGCCGACACCGGAATTCTCCGCGAGCACCAGGGGCGCGGGCTGTACACGAGGCTCCTGCCGCACCTGCTCGAAGCCTTCCGCGAGGCGGGCTACACCCTCGTCACGAGCCACCACCGCGCGACCAACAACCGCGTCATCGTCCCCAAGTTGCGCGCCGGGTTCTTCCTCCAGGGGGTGAACCTGTACGAGGGCGGGGTGAACGTGGCGCTGACGCTCAGCCTGGACGAGACGTACCGGGGGGCCATGCACGTCCGCAGCGGCCTGCGGCAGGCGTCGGGCGAAGTGGCGCGGCGGCTGGGGCTGGACCCCGTTCCCAGGGAGAAGGCGGTGGGGAAGACGGCCAGCGTGCCGGTTCCGGCCCTGGGCGAACCCGCCTTCGACCTCGACGACGGCTACACCATCCGGCGCGTGGAGGCGGAGGTATTCCGGGAGGTGTACGAGCAGTTGGAGGACGCCGCATACGACACGGTGACCTTCGACTGGGGCGGCCCCTCTCCCCTCCCCGCCCCGACCGTGCCGACCTTCACCTGGCTCGTCGAGCATGGGGGCGAGGTCGTCGGCTGGCACTCGGCCCGGCAGTGGGACGCCCGCACCGTGTACATGGTGAACACGGCGTTGCTGCCCGGGCACCGGGGGCGGGGGCTGTACACCCGCCTGCTGCCGTACCTGCTCGGGGCCTTCCGCGCCGGGGGGTACACGGTCATCCGCAGCCACCACCACGCGACCAACAATGCCGTCATCGTCCCCAAGCTCCGCGCGGGTTTCGTGATCGCGGGGCTGGAAGTCAACCATCACGGGGTCATGGCCGTCCTCACCTACACCTTCGACCCCGTCTACCGCGAGTATCTGGACGTGCGCAGCGGCCTGCGCCGTCCCGCCGGGGAGGTGGCCCGCCGCCTCGGCCTGCATTTGCACCCCCAGGAGGAATCTCATGTCTGA
- the xseB gene encoding exodeoxyribonuclease VII small subunit gives MPDPQPLTYREAYARLSRIAAELESGDADLDRVLPLLEEARAAYAACRERIEAVRAVLAGEWAAAETGGEGEDEDDEADDPYADPY, from the coding sequence GTGCCGGACCCTCAGCCGCTGACCTACCGTGAGGCCTACGCGCGGCTCTCGCGCATCGCCGCCGAGTTGGAGAGCGGGGACGCCGACCTCGACCGGGTGCTCCCGCTGCTCGAAGAGGCCCGGGCCGCCTACGCCGCCTGCCGTGAGCGCATCGAGGCGGTGCGCGCCGTCCTGGCGGGGGAGTGGGCCGCCGCCGAGACGGGCGGAGAGGGTGAGGACGAGGACGACGAGGCGGACGACCCGTACGCCGACCCCTATTGA
- a CDS encoding flavin reductase family protein, with protein sequence MTVSGASHLHFDFAALAPAEVYKLVTGVVVPRPIAWVSTLGKGGHVNLAPYSFFGLMGSDPAVVAFGPGDRADGTPKDTALNIGRGGEFTVNLVSFELAPLMNATATDFPYALGEPETLGVPLAPGVRVRVPRVAVSPASLECREVQTVLIGRTRVILGEVLGMHLLADAVQDAERHHVHTAALDLVGRMAGRGTYTLTRETFTIDRITYAAWREGRGEAEVQAKD encoded by the coding sequence ATGACCGTCTCCGGGGCCTCCCACCTCCACTTCGACTTTGCCGCCCTCGCCCCCGCCGAGGTCTACAAGCTCGTCACCGGGGTCGTCGTGCCGCGCCCTATCGCCTGGGTGAGCACGTTGGGCAAGGGCGGTCATGTCAACCTCGCCCCGTACTCCTTTTTCGGCCTGATGGGCTCGGACCCGGCGGTCGTGGCCTTCGGGCCCGGCGACCGCGCGGACGGCACGCCCAAGGACACCGCGCTCAATATCGGGAGGGGGGGCGAATTCACCGTCAACCTCGTGAGCTTTGAACTCGCCCCCCTGATGAACGCGACCGCGACCGACTTCCCCTATGCGTTGGGTGAACCCGAGACGCTGGGCGTGCCCCTCGCCCCCGGCGTGCGGGTGCGGGTGCCGCGTGTGGCCGTGAGCCCCGCCAGCCTGGAGTGCCGCGAGGTGCAGACGGTCCTCATCGGCCGCACCCGCGTCATCCTCGGCGAGGTGCTGGGGATGCACCTGCTCGCGGACGCCGTGCAGGACGCGGAGCGCCACCACGTCCACACCGCTGCCCTCGATCTGGTGGGGCGGATGGCAGGGCGCGGCACGTACACCCTCACGCGGGAGACGTTCACCATCGACCGCATCACCTACGCGGCGTGGCGGGAGGGGCGGGGAGAAGCCGAGGTGCAGGCCAAGGATTGA